The nucleotide window GGCTTCGTCTAGAAGTGCTTCATATAGACCATGAGCTAAATGCATTGAACCTCATGCAGGCGGGGAGGGGAAATTCCTGTAGGCTCGGCAGGCCCAGCATATTGGGACGAATAGTACACCAACTGCCAGCAAATAGAATATATTTTTAATGTTTATGATCTCAGTTTGCATAACTCTTTCCTTTTTTCAGCACATAAACCCAAATACCCACACGGCAGCTTGTCCCTGACCTCCACCTCCACATAACCATTCTCGACGCGGCCAATCTGCTTGAAACCACTGGCACTTTCATTTTAAATTTCGGAATCATAGAAGAACAAACGCAAAGGAACACTTTAATTACATAAAAAAACGGCCCCACTTTTTGAAAATGGAGCCGCATCCAACTCGGACTGTCATCCCATTGTATTTCTATCCAACCAACTCACCCTTCCTCAAAGCACTACGAACGCTGCCCAGTTCTGCGTCCATTTGCTCAAAACGCCGCAGGCTGAGCCGTTCCGCTTCGGATGTCTCAATGATTTTCACGATGCCGCCGTTTCCGAACACCAGACGGCGCTGTCCCATCAGCGCCAGGATCGGATCATGGGTAGCCATGAGTACGATCTTGTTCTTGCCGGTCAGAAGCGCCAGGGCCCGCTTTCGGTCAATACCGGCATTCTCGATCTCGTCGATCAGGACGATCGGCGAACTGCTCAGGCAGGCCACATCGGCGATCATGAGCGCCCGGGACTGGCCGCCCGAGAGAGCGGTGACTGGAGTATCCGCAGCCAAGCATTCGCCTGCCAGGGTATTGGCCAGATCGATAACCGTTGCCGCAACATCCGCCACATTTCCGATCATCCGGCTCTCGGCGTGCATCACGATAAATTCTTCAACAGTCAGATCCATGACGAAATTCATGTTCTGGGAAAGCTGCGCCACCAGTTTTTTGTCCACTGCATACCGCATATGCGGTTCAGGTGCGGTGCCATTGATCAGTATCCGTCGGCCGGTGGGACTGTCACCTTGGGCCAGCCACTCGATATCGGCCAAAAAACGGCTTTTTCCGGAGCCGGTGGGACCGACAATGCAGGTGACCTCGCCCGGGCGCAGGTCAATGGCAAAGGATTCCGCGTTTCCCGACTTGGTTTTGCCACCGATGACCGTGATCGAATGGAGCGTTTCCGACTGGTCTATATGCCCACGCGATTTCTCTGTCAGGTGGGCCTCAAACCGGTCTAACAGCTCTTGGCGGGTAAGGCCGATATCCTCAAGCACTTCATCCTGCAGCGCGGCTATGCTGGCGGCAACCGTCGGGGCCGGAGGCAACTCGCGCACTCCCATTACCCGGAAATAATCCAGCGCATCGGGATGCATGCGCACTAGTTCCGGCACTGCTATTTCAGAGTATGGCTCAGTCATTGTTTAGCATTCAAGTCGATCTTGCGGACATTGCCCATCTGGAAGTCGGCACCGATGCGCCGCTGGCCGAGACAGTAGGAGCAGAGGGCCGCCGGCATGGAAAACCGGAGCAGTTTCCCCCGCAGTTCGTCCACAGGGGGGGCGTTTTGCAGCAGGCGCCCCAGCTCCTGGGCCCCCTGCCCTGTCAGGCCATTGACGTGGATGATGGTAGCACCGGCATTCACCTGCCGCACCCGGTGGGCAAAGACCTCCCGCTCGGCCTGGGAAACAATGTCCCCCTTGGTGATTACGACGATATCGGCCATTTTGAGCATCGGGCCGATCTTGCGCGGCGTATCGACGCCGCTCAGGTTGTCCACCACGCAGACGGCGCAGACATCCTTCACATGGGGTGCGCACCGGTTGCACAAACCGGCACTCTCGCTCATCAACAGATCAAACCCCTCCTGGTGTCCCCACGCAAGACACTCCTCGATATTGCTGACGAAATAATGGTCGGGACAGAGATTGCCGGAGAACCCGGTGCGGGAGATTATCCCGTGGCGCTCGTACACGGCCTGGTCGCTGGAGGAGAGGCAATCGAACTTGATTACGCCGAGCGAGACCTGCGCGGCGTGCAGTGATGCTGCGGTCTTGCAGATGACGGCGGTCTTGCCGGACGACGGCGGGCCGGCGAAGGTTACCAGGCGCATGTCAGCGCTGTTCCCGACCGCTGCGGAAGGCGGCGTTGGCGGTTGCGATCAGCTCTTTGATGTCCTGCCCGGTGATGTAGTCCCACCCGATCCACTTGAAGGAGGCATTGTCCGGCAGGTGATTGTCCACGTCGGGGTGCACCGCCGGAAAGAAGGCATCGGCAAAGATAGCCGACACCTGCGGTCCGGTCAGAAAAGCGATCAGGTCCGCCAACGCTTCAGTTTTATCCGTTTTGACCAGCATGGTGACCGGGCTGATCAGGGCGCCGTCTTCGGGCCAGATGACCTCGATATCATCCCGTCCTTTCAGGTTTTGGGCGAAAAAGAGCGGCATGACGCTGATTGCCGGGGAATCGGCATTGCTCCCCACGGCTGCCTTCACCATCTGTGACGGATGCCAGCCATGCCGGACATTGCGCCCAAGCGCCTGCAGCCCTTCCGGACCGGCATCCTTGAAAATCGTCATCAGGAGCGTTTCGCAGAAGGTGCCGTCCTTGTGACCGCGGATGGCCATGCTGTCGGCATATTCCGGTGCGAGCAGGTCCTGCCAGCGTTTCGGAACGGGACGGTTCCCGAGCCGTTTGAGATCGACGACCGGCACCAGCAGGTTCATGGCCAGCATGGTGTAGCATCCGTTCGGATCGCATACGCCCAGCCGGGAGAGATGCCGGTCACCGGCATAGTGGTTGACGCTGCTGAAAAGACGGGTGTCGATGAAGCGCGACACAAAGGCGGGTTCGAAAAAGCTGTTGAAACCGGGGGAGATGACGATATCCGGCAGCTCGTCGAGGGAGGTGATGGACTCTACCGTATCGTAATACTCTGATTCGATATTGGCGTTACCTTCCAGGCAGTACGTGAGACCCGCAGAATGCTGCGGATCGAGCGACGCCAGGAAATCCTCGAATGCCTGTTCCAGCGGAACCTTGACCGGACAGGGCAGCAGGGCCAGCAGGTTCAGGCCGGCGCCGTTCACTGGACACACTCTGTAGTCTCTGTAGTCGATGCCGAACAGGACTGAAGGTCATCGTGACGCTCCAGCGCCGCCGGGGTGACACCGATCCAGGAGTTGATCTCATCCAGATCAAAGCCGCACTTTCTGCGGACGCCTACCTGCAGTAATGGCCTTCGGATGAGAAGATGGTCCTGGAGCATGGCTGCAAGCGCAGATTCCCTGTCGTATTCGTCAGGATTTACCTCGCCAGTCTTGATACGTGGGGCGTTCTTATTGAACCATTGCTTGAACTGCAGCTCACCGAAATACGACAAGAGCTCGTCGGCAGTCCAGGGATGCTCGAGTATATTGCGGACTTCAACCGTGTGGCCGGCCTCTTTCAAGGTTTCAATCTGTTTCAGACCGGTCAGGCATCCCGGCTTGGTGAAAAAGATGACGTGCGACATAGTGGTCCTCGCTTGATTGAAGTACTCGCCCTGTTGTTTTATACACGACACGTGCCAAGCAAAAACATCAATGACTATCGTACGTTATGTGATCATGCGTAAAACGATAGCATCCCTGATGACAACTATTAGGGCAGAGCTGCTACAAAATCGGTCGGACGCGGCATGACCTTGCAGAAGGGTAATGGTCGGCGGGAAAGACGCTTATCACTCGTAGGCTCCCTGTCTCCGATGATCGGTGCACGGAGAAAATGCACAATACTGTTGACAACAAAACGCACAAGTTGTATATGCAACCTATGCGAGAAACCATGGACAAAGACCGTGCGACAGATGTTGCAGAGCTCATTGCCAGCCAATGCCTGGCCGGCAGGGTACGGCGGCTGAACCGGGTTGTCACGAACCTGTATGACCGGGCTTTGCAGCCGTACGGGATCAAGATAAACCAGGCAAACATACTGATCAGCCTTCTGGTGCAGGGGGAAACCCGCCCTGGTGAGATCGGCTCACGGCTGCAGATGGAGAAGTCGACGGTGAGCCGCACACTCGACCGGATGAAAAAGAGCGGCTGGATAGAGACCAACGGGACCGGTCCGGGACAAACCGTCCGGATCACCGAAGCAGGCCGGCAATTGATGGTTGATACGCACGACGCGTGGCAGCATGCTCAACGCAAGGCAACGGAGCTGTTGGGCGAAGACGGAGCCCAAGCGATCCTCGCAATCGTGAAGCGCCTGCGGCAGGCACGATAATTTTTTTATCCCCAAAGTTGCATATACAACCACATCAGGAGGCACTGATGAAAGAGCTGATCAGGGAAGCAGTTCAGCGTTTGATTGTCGAGAACAAGGGCAACTGGTCCGATTCGCTGTCGGAGCGCTATTTCGATGAACCGCTGGTTAATTTTGCCTCGGGCGATGACCCGCTGTTCGAGGACTTCAAACAGATCATCGGACCGTGGCACCGCACCCCCAGGGAGGCGTTCGAGGCCGCCTACGGCGAGGGCAGCTGGCGAGGCGGCACCGTGATCAGTTGGGTCATGCCCTGGAGCAAAGGCCTGCGTGACAGCAACCGCATCTGCAAGGAGCGGCCGTCGCTCGAATGGACCCAGGCTTATTTTCTGAGTTCCAAAATGCTGCAGAAGCAGGTGCGTACGTCACTGCTGGCTGAACTGGCAGAATACGGTCATCGCGGAGTGGCGCCGGCCGATGCCGATTGGTTCAGCATCGTTGACTCCCCTTCCGGCAAATCGTCCACTTGGTCGGAACGGCATGCAGGGTATGTTGCCGGACTCGGCACCTTTGGCCTGAACGACGCTTTCATCAGTGAAAAAGGGATGGCCGTTGTGCTCAATTCGGTGGTGATCGATGCCGTTCTGCCGTCGGACAGCCGGGCTGCCGCTTCTCATCAGGCCAATTGCCTGTTCTATGCCACCGGCGGCTGCGGCGCCTGTATCGCACGCTGCCCGGTCAATGCCATATCCCGCAGCACTGGACACGACAAGAACATCTGCATGATGTTCGGATATGGCCCGGAATCCAACCAACTCGCCGCGGAGCGTGGAGTGCAGGGGCCTGCCGGCTGCGCGCTCTGTCAGGTCGGCGTACCGTGCGAGAGCAGAAACCCATCACACTCTTTGAAGCAGCACACCACCCCATAAAGGAGAAAACACCATGGCCCGTATCGGCATCATTACCTGTGCCAACATGACCAACGATTTGGCCTGCTCTTCAGCCGGCTGTCTGGAGGACAGCCATGCCGGCAAAGGGAAATTCACACAGTATCAAGAACGCGGAGGTGCGCAGGTTATCGGCATCATAAGCTGTTCCGGCTGCC belongs to Geobacter sp. SVR and includes:
- a CDS encoding MarR family winged helix-turn-helix transcriptional regulator, encoding MDKDRATDVAELIASQCLAGRVRRLNRVVTNLYDRALQPYGIKINQANILISLLVQGETRPGEIGSRLQMEKSTVSRTLDRMKKSGWIETNGTGPGQTVRITEAGRQLMVDTHDAWQHAQRKATELLGEDGAQAILAIVKRLRQAR
- a CDS encoding ABC transporter substrate-binding protein — protein: MNGAGLNLLALLPCPVKVPLEQAFEDFLASLDPQHSAGLTYCLEGNANIESEYYDTVESITSLDELPDIVISPGFNSFFEPAFVSRFIDTRLFSSVNHYAGDRHLSRLGVCDPNGCYTMLAMNLLVPVVDLKRLGNRPVPKRWQDLLAPEYADSMAIRGHKDGTFCETLLMTIFKDAGPEGLQALGRNVRHGWHPSQMVKAAVGSNADSPAISVMPLFFAQNLKGRDDIEVIWPEDGALISPVTMLVKTDKTEALADLIAFLTGPQVSAIFADAFFPAVHPDVDNHLPDNASFKWIGWDYITGQDIKELIATANAAFRSGREQR
- a CDS encoding ATP-binding cassette domain-containing protein; the encoded protein is MTEPYSEIAVPELVRMHPDALDYFRVMGVRELPPAPTVAASIAALQDEVLEDIGLTRQELLDRFEAHLTEKSRGHIDQSETLHSITVIGGKTKSGNAESFAIDLRPGEVTCIVGPTGSGKSRFLADIEWLAQGDSPTGRRILINGTAPEPHMRYAVDKKLVAQLSQNMNFVMDLTVEEFIVMHAESRMIGNVADVAATVIDLANTLAGECLAADTPVTALSGGQSRALMIADVACLSSSPIVLIDEIENAGIDRKRALALLTGKNKIVLMATHDPILALMGQRRLVFGNGGIVKIIETSEAERLSLRRFEQMDAELGSVRSALRKGELVG
- a CDS encoding (Fe-S)-binding protein; translation: MKELIREAVQRLIVENKGNWSDSLSERYFDEPLVNFASGDDPLFEDFKQIIGPWHRTPREAFEAAYGEGSWRGGTVISWVMPWSKGLRDSNRICKERPSLEWTQAYFLSSKMLQKQVRTSLLAELAEYGHRGVAPADADWFSIVDSPSGKSSTWSERHAGYVAGLGTFGLNDAFISEKGMAVVLNSVVIDAVLPSDSRAAASHQANCLFYATGGCGACIARCPVNAISRSTGHDKNICMMFGYGPESNQLAAERGVQGPAGCALCQVGVPCESRNPSHSLKQHTTP
- a CDS encoding GTP-binding protein, translated to MRLVTFAGPPSSGKTAVICKTAASLHAAQVSLGVIKFDCLSSSDQAVYERHGIISRTGFSGNLCPDHYFVSNIEECLAWGHQEGFDLLMSESAGLCNRCAPHVKDVCAVCVVDNLSGVDTPRKIGPMLKMADIVVITKGDIVSQAEREVFAHRVRQVNAGATIIHVNGLTGQGAQELGRLLQNAPPVDELRGKLLRFSMPAALCSYCLGQRRIGADFQMGNVRKIDLNAKQ
- a CDS encoding ArsC/Spx/MgsR family protein; translation: MSHVIFFTKPGCLTGLKQIETLKEAGHTVEVRNILEHPWTADELLSYFGELQFKQWFNKNAPRIKTGEVNPDEYDRESALAAMLQDHLLIRRPLLQVGVRRKCGFDLDEINSWIGVTPAALERHDDLQSCSASTTETTECVQ